In Gopherus flavomarginatus isolate rGopFla2 chromosome 1, rGopFla2.mat.asm, whole genome shotgun sequence, a single genomic region encodes these proteins:
- the ZNF697 gene encoding zinc finger protein 697 isoform X3, which produces MEREEEPCAPVLQDSKEREIIFGASTGDSESVNEHEEKNPQEGGPENVEQCGTISEGFEENVFQSPDEEEAYEGQYMSETHQGDLPGYRRC; this is translated from the exons ATGGAACGAGAGGAAGAGCCGTGTGCTCCAGTTCTCCAGGACTCCAAGGAAAGGGAGATCATCTTTGGGGCCTCCACAG GAGACAGTGAGAGTGTGAATGAGCATGAGGAGAAGAACCCCCAGGAAGGTGGTCCTGAGAATGTGGAACAGTGTGGGACGATATCAGAGGGGTTTGAAGAGAATGTCTTCCAGAGCCCTGATGAGGAGGAGGCCTATGAGGGCCAGTACATGTCAGAAACGCATCAGGGAGACCTTCCTG
- the ZNF697 gene encoding zinc finger protein 697 isoform X1, with protein MEREEEPCAPVLQDSKEREIIFGASTGDSESVNEHEEKNPQEGGPENVEQCGTISEGFEENVFQSPDEEEAYEGQYMSETHQGDLPGKILGNSIHPERNLEALQGIIIHQRIPIGERPYVYTECGEGFSQSLNLTQHEITQTGEKPHKCTECNKSFSWRSDLIKHQRTHTGEKPYICSECGENFSVSSHLFTHKRTHTGERPFLCNECGKSFSRNSHLINHQRIHTGEKPFECAQCGKSFSDFSTLTQHQRTHTGEKPYVCVECGKSFIQSSHLVRHRRIHTGEKPYKCAECGKSFRYKSHLAQHHKLHME; from the exons ATGGAACGAGAGGAAGAGCCGTGTGCTCCAGTTCTCCAGGACTCCAAGGAAAGGGAGATCATCTTTGGGGCCTCCACAG GAGACAGTGAGAGTGTGAATGAGCATGAGGAGAAGAACCCCCAGGAAGGTGGTCCTGAGAATGTGGAACAGTGTGGGACGATATCAGAGGGGTTTGAAGAGAATGTCTTCCAGAGCCCTGATGAGGAGGAGGCCTATGAGGGCCAGTACATGTCAGAAACGCATCAGGGAGACCTTCCTGGTAAGATACTGGGTAACTCCATTCATCCAGAAAGAAATTTGGAGGCTCTCCAAGGTATCATCATCCACCAGAGAATTCCTATAGGGGAGAGACCCTATGTATATACTGAATGTGGGGAGGGCTTCAGTCAGAGCTTGAACCTTACACAGCATGAGATAACACAAACGGGAGAGAAACCTCATAAATGTACTGAATGTAACAAAAGTTTCAGTTGGCGCTCAGACTTAATTAAACACCAGAGAAcccacacaggtgagaaacccTACATATGTAGTGAATGTGGGGAAAACTTTAGTGTGAGCTCTCACCTTTTCACTCACAaaagaacccacacaggagagagacccttccTCTGTAAcgaatgtgggaaaagcttcagccgGAACTCTCACCTTATTAACCACCAAAGAATCCATACCGGAGAGAAGCCCTTTGAATGTGCtcagtgtgggaagagcttcagtgATTTCTCAACACTTACCCAGCACCAGAGAACCCACACGGGTGAAAAACCCTACGTATGTGttgaatgtgggaaaagcttcatccAGAGCTCACACCTTGTCAGGCaccggagaatccacacaggagagaaaccctataaatgtgctgagtgtgggaaaagctttcgTTACAAGAGTCACCTTGCCCAACACCATAAACTCCACATGGAGTAG